The genomic interval GGCGTACTGCGCATCGTCGAGCAGGTGCATCTCCTGCAGCCACGCGGCGGCGTCCTCGGCGTTTTCCGGGCTCTCGCCCTTTTCCTTCAGCCGGTCGGTCAGCTCCTTGACCGACATGGCGCGCGCGCCGATGATGCGCAGCGCCCGCTGCCGGCAGCGCGAGCGCTCGGAGGCCGCGCGCAGCGCGCCCAGCTCCGGGCTCGTCAATTCTTTTCCGCTGCGCAGGTGAAAATCCGTCACGACGGCGAGCGTCGTGCGCACCTCCTCGCCGGTGTCAAACCGCGCCAGAAAGCGCTCCGGCGCGGTCTGTTTGAGCTCAATGAGCCGGGCCATCAGCCCTGAAAGTCATCGGCTGCCACTTCGACGGCGCGGCCGGAGGCAATGGCGGCCTTGCGCGCCTGCGGGCTCATGAGCTTGTGGGCGTTGGCGCGGATCTCCGCCTCGATCTTGTCCGAGACGTCGGGGTGCTCGCGCAGATATTCCTTCATGCTGTCGCGGCCCTGCACGCGCACATCGCCGTAGGTGTACCACGCGCCGGCCTTGTCGATCAGGTCGAGCTTGACGCCGAGGTCCACGATCTCGCCGATCTTGGAGATGCCTTCGCCGTAGATGATGTCGAACTCCGCCTCCTTGAACGGGGGCGCGACCTTGTTCTTGACGATCTTGGCGCGCGTGCGGTTGCCGATCATCTCGCCGCCGACCTTCAGCGTCTCGATGCGGCGCACGTCGATGCGCACGCTGGAGAAGTACTTCAGCGCGCGGCCGCCGGGCGTCGTCTCTGGGTTGCCGTACATGACGCCGATCTTCTCACGCAGTTGGTTGATAAACACGACGATGCAGTTTGTGCGGCTGACCGTGCCGGCCAGCTTGCGCAGGGCCTGGCTCATCAGGCGCGCGATCACGCCGACGGACGACTCGCCCATCTCACCCTCGAGCTCGCTGCGCGGCAGCAGCGCCGCCACGGAGTCGACGACCACGACGTCGAGCGCGCCGGAGCGCACGAGCTGCTCCGTGATCTCGAGCGCCTGCTCGCCGGTGTCCGGCTGGGAGATGAGCAGGCTGTCGATGTCCACGCCGAGGGCACGGGCGTAAGCGGGCTCGAGCGCGTGCTCCACGTCGATGAACGCGACCTCGCCGCCCTCTTTCTGGGCGCTGGCGAGGATGTGCAGCGCGAGCGTCGTCTTACCGGACGACTCGGGCCCGTAGATCTCGACGATGCGGCCGCGGGGCACGCCGCCGATGCCGAGCGCGAGGTCGAGCGACAGGGAGCCGGTGGAGATGGCCTCCACGTTCACGGGAATGTCGTCGCCGAGGCGCATGATGGCGCCCTTGCCGAAGTTCTTCTCGATCTGGGCGAGCGCGGTCTCGAGCGCTTTTTTCTTGTCCTCCGGCTTGACGGGGCCGGTGGACACGGGTGCGGATTTTTTCTTTTCAGCCATAGTGATTCACCTCTAAGTATCAGATGCGGCCGACGACGACGCGCCGGATGCCGGCGGTGTCCTCTAGGGCGGTCACATCGGTGTATTTTTCTTCTGTCATCAGCGCCATGACGGCGTCCGCCTGATCCTCACCGACCTCGAACATGAGCCAGCCGCCGGGGCGGAGGATCTGCGTCCAGTGGCGCACGATCGCGCGGTAGAACATCAGCCCATCCTCGCCGCCGTCGAGCGCGCCGAGCGGCTCGTAGTCGCGCACGGAGCTGTCGAGCGTGAGGATGTCCATGCTCGCCACATACGGCGGGTTCGACACGATGAGGTCGAACGTGCCAATGCCCATAGGGGGCTTTTCGAGCGCGTCGGCCTTGAGGCAGATGGTGCGGTTCTGGTGGTTGCGGCGCAGGTTTTCCTTGCTCACGGTGAGGGCCTCGTCGCTGATGTCCACCATGACGACGCGCGCGGCCGGCAGCTCATGCGCCAGCGCGCAGCCGATGCAGCCGCTGCCGGAGCAGAGGTCGAGAATGCGGGCGTTCATCTTCCGGCCGACGAGCACGCGCAGCGCCGCGTCCACGAGCACCTCGGTGTCCATGCGCGGGATGAGCACGTCGGGCGTGACCACGATCGGCAGGCCGTGAAACTCCCACTCGCCGATGAGATAGGCCAGCGGCTCGCCGGCGATGCGGCGCTGCAGCAGGGCCTCGATCTTCTGTTCATTTTCGTCGGAGGTGTACAGGCGCAGGTCGCGCACGAATTCCTCCTTCGTCTTGCCGACGGCATAGGCCACCAGCAGCCGCGCCTCGAGCGCGTAAGCCTCCACGCCGGCGTTTTTCAGCGCCGTGCGCGTGGCCAGATACAGGTCGTTATAGGTCTTTGGCATCTCTCTATCTTCCAGTCCTTTGCTGACGGATTACCAGGCGTCGCTGCCCTTCTGCTCTGGGATGACGAGCTCGAGCGCACGGATGGCGCACTCGATCATGCTGTCGTCCGGCTCGTTGGTGGTCAGGCGCTGCAGCCACTTGCCCGGCGCGGACAGAATGCGCGAGCAGAGGTTGTCGTGCCGGCCGACCCAGCGGTTGATCTCATAACTGATGGACACGACGACCGGCAGCAGCAGCAGCCGCAGGCCAATGCGCACCCACGGATTGTCCCACAAGCCGACGCGCAGGCTCACGAGCGAGAACACCAGAATGCTGATGATGACGACGACGAACAGAAAGCTCGTGCCGCAGCGGGGGTGGAAGCGCGACTGTGGCCGCACGTTCTCGACCGTCAGCGGCAGGCCCTTTTCGTAGCAGAAGATGGTCTTGTGCTCCGCGCCGTGGTAGGCGAACATACGCTCGACGTCCTTCATGTGCGCCACGCCCCACAGATACAGCAGGAAAATGACGATGCGCAGCAGGCCCTCAAAGAGGTTGCGCACAACGGGGCTGTGGATAAAGCCCTTGGTCAGGCCGGCGAGCAGCGTCGGGATCAGGATGAACAGCACGATCGACAGCGCGATGCCGAGCACCACGGCCGTACCGATGATGATGTCCTTGGCCTTCTCCTCGCCGAAATGCTTTTCGATCCAGAGGTCGATCTTGCCGGGCTCCTCCTGCTCGTCCTCGGGCAGCAGGTCGGCCGAATAGGTCAGCGCCTTCATGCCCTTGACCATCGAGTCGAGAAACACGATGACGCCGCGGATGAGCGGCCAGCCGAGGATCGGGTGCTTTTCGCGGACCCAGTGCAGCTCCTCGACCTTCTCGACCATGCCGTCCTGCGTGCGGCAGACGATGGCCTGCCGGGTCGGGCCGCGCATGAGGATGCCCTCGATGAGCGCCTGCCCGCCGATGGATGTGCGGAACGAGACGCTGGTATCGGGTTTTGCGGATTCGGTTTTGCTCATATGGTTACCTCGGTTAGAATGAAATTACGAAGTTAATTGCCGCTCTCCGGCGCGAACGGCAGGCGCACCGAGACCAGTGTGCCGCCGCCGGGGGCGTTGGCGATCGTCAGCGTACCGCCGGAGCGGGTGATGATCTCGTCGCACACGGCCAGACCGATGCCGCTGCCGCGGGCCTTGTGCTTCTCGCCCTTGAAGAATTTCTCCTTCACGTGCGGCAGCTCGTTTTCCGGGATGCCGGGGCCATGATCCCTAAATTGAATGGTAGCAGCTTCACTGTCCGAAAGAACGGACACTTCGATCGTCTTGCCGTCGCGGGCGTACTTGGCGGCGTTGTCGAGGATGTTGAGAAACACCTGCTTGAGGCGCTCCGGGTCGCCGGGCACGAGCGGGATCTCCTCCTCGGGCGGGTTGTAGATGAGTTGCATCCCGTCCTGCCGCAGCAGCTCCTGATAGGTGAAGATGGTGTCCTCGAGCTCGCTCTCGATGTCGAGCAGCTCCATGCTCAGGTTGAAGCGGCCGTCCTGGATGCGGGTGAACTCCAGCAGCTCTTCGACGAGACTCGTCAGGCGCGCGGCCTCCTTGGAGATGATGGCGATGCCGCGGCGGGAGTCGCCCTGGATGGCGGTGTCGAACATGAGCGTCTCGCTCCAGCCGGTGATGGCGGTCAGGGGCGTGCGCAGCTCGTGCGAGATCGACGAGATGAACTCCGACTGCATTTTTTCGCTGCGGCTGATCTCCTGTGACAGCTCATTGATCGCGGTCGCAAGGCGGCCAAGCTCATCGTCGCGCTGCACCGGCAGCTCCGTGCCGTAGCGCCCGCCGGCGATCGTGCGCGTGACCTCCGTGATCTGCTCGACCGGGCGCGACACGTGCCGGCGAAACCACAGCGCGCAGACCACGGCACCGGCGGCTGCCGCGAGGATGCCGAGTATGATGCCCAACGCCGTGCTGACGCGCCCGGCGCTCAGACCGATGGCCGCGCCGATGGCGACGCACAGCGCCGCGTGCACACATTGGCCCATGGCCATGCGCGAAAACAGGCCGCGGAAGGTGTTTTCCTGTTTGGGTTCGCCTGTGGGGGTGGGGGTGACGTCCTGCATGGCCTCAGTAGCCCCACTTATAGCCGTAGCCCCAGACGGTGGTGATGTATTCCGGTTCGGTCGCGTCGTCCTCGATCTTGATGCGCAGGCGGCGGATGTTCACATCGACGATCTTGACCTCGCCGTTGTAGTCCGCGCCCCAGACGGCGTGCAGAATGTCCTCGCGCGAGAGCGCGCGGCCGGGGTTTTCCATGAACAGCTTCATGATGGCAAACTCCGTCTGCGTCAGGCGGATGTGCTCGCTGTTTTTGTCGAGCGTGCGCGAGCGCAGGTGCAGCACGAACGGCCCGCTCGAGAGCACGTCCTCGGTGTTCTCGCTGCCGCCGATGCGGCGGTAGAGCGCGTCCACGCGCGCGAGCAGCTCGGCAGGGGAGAAAGGCTTGGTGACATAGTCGTCCGCGCCGGTCATGAGGCCGGTGATCTTGTCCATCTCCTGGCTCTTGGCGCTGAGCATGAGGATGCCCATCTTCGAGCCGGTCGCGCGGATGCGGCGGCAGACCTCAAAGCCGTCGATATCCGGCAGCATCACGTCGAGCAGCGCAACGAGCGTGTCCGGATTCTGCTTGAGCTTTTCGAGCGCCTCCTCGCCTGTGGCCGCCTCAATGGGCTCGTAACCGGACCGGCGCAGGTTGATGACGACGAAGCTGCGGATGCTGGGCTCATCCTCAAGTACGAGAATTTTCTTCATGTAGTCCATATTCCTTTCCAAAGGCAGTGTGTGGGCGCCTTTGCGGTTAGTGGCGTCTGCTTTCCGGGAAAGCAGGAGGTTTGCAGAAATATTCATTTCAGTATATCACACAATTTACAATAGTGGTAGCAAAAAATTACGAATCGTGTTATTCTGTGACACAGGAAATGAGGTGGGCCATATGGAGCTTTTCTGGACGCAGATCACGGACGCGCAGCCGGCGCGCCCTGCGCGCACGAAGGCGCACGGGAGTGCGTGGGGCGTGTCGCTGCTGGCGTATGCGGTGCGCGCGGTCTGGGGCATCGACCTGCCGGAGACGGCGGAGCTGCCGGGCGGCAAGCCGTATTTTCCGGCGTGCCCGCAGCTGCACTTTTCCGTCAGCCACACGCGCACGGCGGCGCTCGTGGCGGTGTCGGCCGCGCCGGTCGGCGCGGATGTGGAGCAGGTGCGCCCGCTGCACCCGGCCATGGCGCGGCGGCTCGCGCAGGCGGACTGCGGCGACCTGCAGCCGTTCGAGCTCTGGACGCTGCGCGAGAGCTGGTTCAAGCTCACGGGCGCGGGCGACCTGCGCACGATCCCGTTCCGGCGCACGGCCGGGGTGCTCGTCCCGCCGGAGGCGGGGGCGCTCTGCCGCGTGTATGATGCCATTCCCGGCTGCGCGGCCGCCGCGTGCTCGCTTGCCGAGCAGCCGCCGGAGCGGCTGCGGTTCGTGCCGCCGCGCGAGATTTGCACTTGAAATGTGCGCCCGGCTGTTGTATAATCAAACAGCCGAATTTGCCGGTGTGATGGAATTGGTAGACGTGCTTGACTCAAAATCTACTTCGCCGCTTCATACCACCTTGGTGTAAACCCTTGATTTTGCAAGGCTTTTTGAAAACTGAATATGCAATTTGGTTTTAATGTCCCTCCATGATGTCCCTCCGTTTTCTCGGATGGGGATTGGGAGATGACTTAAAATAATAGATGCCGGTGTGTTGGAATTGGCAGACGAGGCGGACTCAAAATCCGTTGGGCTTATAACCCGTGCGGGTTCGACCCCCGCCACCGGCACCACACCTCAAAGGCTCGCAAACCCTTGATACGACTGGGTTTGCGGGCTTTTCTTTATGTTATGTGTGCTTATGTACTGTCCCTCCTACATCATCAGATTTGCCATTTACGGGCTGATTTTAGGAGGGACATTGGAGGGACATAAAGCATCATGAGGAGGGATATACGCCCAAAATCGCATTGGCAGATGCAATCTTCGAGTTGAAATTCAAGTGCGTGTAAATGTTTGAGGTGGTCGAAATATCACTGTGCCCCAACCATTCCTGAATTTCTTTCAGGCTGACACCGTTTGCATACAACAGACTTGCGCAGCTATGACGAAGATCGTGAAAGCGGATCTTCCGCATACCGTTCTTTTGCAGGATCAGCGGGAAATGCTGTGTGATATAGCCGGGCTTCACGAGTTCACCGATTTCATTGACATAGATATAATCAGCAAACTTCCTGCAATAAGATTTTCCGCACAGCTTTCGGTTCAGCTCCTGTTCCGCTTTCAAGCGGTGCAGCAATTCCTCAAACGGCGGAACAAGCGGCAGACTGCGGTAGCTGGCCTTTGTCTTTGTTCTGTCCTTTTGAATGATCTTGCTCTTGCCGTCTATTGTCGCCTGCGTAACGGTGTGCCGAATCGTAATGGTCTTTTTCTTGAAGTCGATGGCGTCCCATTTCAGGCCTACCGCCTCGCTTCGGCGCAAACCGTAAAATGCACCGAGGATCACGCCAAGCTCAATGGGATCACCACGGACAACTTCAAAAAGATGGTTCAGCTCATCCTCCTCATAGAAGCTGCCAACGAACTTTTCCTTCTTGGGCCGTTCAATCCGGTCTGCCGGATTCGAGTCAATCAGGCCGAGTTTGAAAGCGTGCTGCAAGGCTTTACGAATATTGGCGTGACGGTGTATGACCGTATTGGCAGAAACACCTCGCACCGTCAATTCGTAGGTGTAGTAGTCCTGTATGTGCTTGGGTGTAACATCCTGCAATGCAAGACCGGGGTGGTGTTCCTCAAAGTACGGGATGATTTTGCTTTTGATTCCCATGGAATACGCGCCATAGGTGGTTTCCTCCACATTCTTTTTTGTCATTTCCAGCCAGTCGAGCAGGAACGCAGTAAAAAGAATCGTGCCAATGGGGGCTTTACCCGTACTGCGTTCGATTGCTCTTGCTTCCAGCTCTGCTTCCTTGGCGGCACGAGCCTCAGAAAGCATCTTTTCGGCACGCTTTTTGTTTCCCTTTACCGTCAGACCTGTAGACTTGGGCGGCGTGTGCCGTTTGCCGTATTCGTCCACATAGTTCAGTACCATATGATAGTACCCGTTTTTCTCTCGCAGATGTCCTGCTACCATAATAAGACCTCCTTTGATTGGTACAGCGCTGATCCATCTGCCATTGACAGCAATATTGTAGCAGATAGAAGTACATCGGCCAAATGTGCAAACGAGGTTTTACGCAGTAGATTTTTCTATCAAGTCCAAGTATTCCAAAATGTTGAGCTTCGGGATTCGATAGCGGCGACCAACAATAAAGCTCTTGATCTTGCCGGACTTTAAAAGCCGATAGGCAGTTTTATCGCAGATGCCGCCGAGCATTTCACACATTTGCTCAACATTGACTACATCGGGATATTCAGCAAATAACAGTTTGTAGGCTGTCTGTGATTCCATAGGCCGCCTCCTTACCGTTTTTTCGGCAAAGTTCATAGTCATACCCTTTCCGCTGATTACAGTAGGTGCAAGTGTCTTTTGCCGTTTGGTGCGGGTCAATCCTGCGCAAATAATAAGCACCCGTGCCGTAGAAATTGTCGGCGCAGGTGCTGCAAAGGCAGAGGATCAGTTTTTTCGGGACGCTTTCAATCAGACCGATGCTGACCGCCAGCGCATGATTGATGCCGCAAATGTGCTTTTCGGACAGATGCCCAATGAAGTTGCCCAAGCGGCGCTTATCGACGGTGCGCAGCTGTTCCAGCAGGACGATAGAGGGCAGCTTCAAGCCGTCCTCGGCGTCGATGTAGTAGTGGGTAGGAAGTTTGGCTTTCACGCCGGTTTTGCTTGTAATGGAAGCGATAATGACCGTGGGGCTGTGTTTGTTCCCGACATTATTCTGAATGATCACGACGGGACGGTAGCCCTCCTGCTCAGAGCCGATGCCCCGGCCCAGATCAGCGTAATACATATCGCCGCGCAAATATGTGTGGTTCATTCTGTGATGACCTCCTTTGTGTATTTAGGCGTTTCCGCCTATGTAGAGGTCAAGCGGCAGAACAGAATTGAGGTTGGTGAGAGATAAAACATTCTCTGTTTCGTCTGACCCGTCCCGCCGCTTGACCGTAGTATTTTGAAGAAAATCTATTTGTCCTCGACACCCCGATTTCCTATTGGGAAGTCATCAAGCGGCCGATGGCTGTCGGCTCCACGGGGATTTCACCCTCACGAGGTTCTCTCATGACCGCCCCCATTGCCTGCGACGGCTTCACGGTCGAAATGCCGCTTATCACGCTCGGACTGTGGCTGGACGGGAGTATCGTTAGCCCTATTGCCGGTCGTCGCTGGGGCGGGAGCCACCCGCCCGTGATAGCCGACTGCATATCGCTCCCCGCAGTGCGGATTGTGGCGCAGCCGCTAATGTGGCTCATGCTTTCGCAATGGCAATAGGAATGTGCTTGATGAATGGGTATTCGGTTGTCAAAGGCCATCCCTGCTTGCCGAAAAGGAAAACAGGCAGAGAGTTTTCGTACCTCTCCACCTGTTTCCTCACTTAAAGGCTATTTTTCAACCACCTATTCCAAAAAATTTTTTCAATCTTTTTTCGGCGGCCGCAACCGATTTTGCAACGGCCTGAAAAGTGCATCCCTCCATTCCTGCGATCTGCTCATAGGTCAAGCCTTGAAAATAGTAGAGGATCAACCTCCGCTTTTGTATTTCGGGCAGTTCGGAGATCGCTCTATGTAACTGCGCATATTCCATGCTCTGCAAAGCGCTTTCTTCGACCGTCGCCGGACGATGCACGGCCCGGTCATACAACGATGCCTCCGTAAGCTCCGATTGCTCATAGTGGCGATCCACTTCGTTCAGATAGGAGAGGTCGTCCAGCTCAAAGGAATCAAACAACGCAAACACGGCAGCGCTGATCTCAAAATGATGCCGATTGCCTTGTCCGTCCGAAAAGGTCAGCCAGTGGCGGCCGTCCCCGGTCGTGCCGATGGTATAGGGATTGTATTTGTCCTTCCTTCGTTTCGGATGGTTTCCATCCATGATATTTTCCTCCGTTTCGATTTGAATTTTGAAAATCCAAATCGTGCGGAGGACTGCGGCAGCCTACGCTGCAGACCGAAAAGCGCAGACATAGGAAAATGCATCTGCAGAAAGCGAAGGCCTGCAAAACAAGTGAGTATAATCTATATGGGGTGGCTGTTTTTACTACATATTTCATTGCTCGGAGAGCGCTTTTTGAGGAACTCACCATTCGCAACGCAGGCTATAGAATGAAATAAAATTTGCTACTTTTTACAGGGAAGGCGGTTTGCAAACAAATAAACACAAAAAATCCCTCCAATCTAAAAAACTCAGATTGGAGGGATATACGCGCAGTGAATCAGCCCGCCAACATTCGTTTTTTTATTTGGCGGGATATATGATTTCGTATTTGTTGCATCGCTTATTTGCCGATACTTGTACAGTTGACATGAATGGCGCTGCTATAACAATTACTTACTATAATGAAGTTCCATTAACAAAAGTCAAGCCCAAAAACAAAAAAACATGCGAACATCATAGCGGAGAGAAGGAGATCATTTTTCATGGTCATCTTTTGGAATTATATTTTCTAATAAATTCTATCAAAAATATAAAAACAGTATTGACAGAGGAAAACGGGTTTATCATAATTACACCAATACGTTTCATTTTTTTACAGAAACGTACAAAATTTTACTTTGTGGGGTAAAGAACCATGAAAGAAGGCGTAAAGAAGAGCATATCCCTCATCCTTGTGCTGACGCTGCTGGTGCAGCTGCTGCCGGTGGTGGCATTCGGTGTCGGCGACGAAACAAACGATCTGGACATCAGTACAGACAGCGAAACGGTGTCCATGAAAGACGACGATGCGGAGATCGTCGGCGAGGAGGACGCGCTGCGCGAGGAATCCGTCAAGCATTTCCGGTTGCGGGACGGGGGCTACATGCTGGTGGAGTACGAAACGGCAGTGCACTACCAGACGGCGGACGGGTCCTGGGAGGAGATCGACAACACACTGCAGAAAACCGGTCAGCAGTATGTTGCCAAGGCGGGAGACATGACGCGGAAATTTGCCGCGTCGCTCGACAGCGGCTTCCTGTTCGAGACGGCGTATCAGGGGCAGAGCGTGTCGATGTCGCTGGCGCGGCGCAGCAGCCGCGACGTTGTGGCGGTCGCGCCGGACGTTCCGGCAGCGGAGGAAACGGCAGCCCCCGAAGAAACAGCGGTGCCGGAGACTGCCGACCAGCCGCAGGAGGCGGAGCAGACGGAGGCAGACCAGACGCAGGAGCCCGCGGAAGCCGCGGCGGAGACGGATGTGCCGCAGCAGGAGACGGATGCGCCGCAGCAGGAGACGGATGCGCCGCAGCAGGAGACGGCAGAGGAGCTGCCGCTGCTGGACGACGCGGCGTATACGTTGGTCACGTCCACGGCGGCGGCCAGGATGGAAAACCCGGGGGCCAAAATGCGCACCTTCAGCAAGCTGGCGGAGAAAGACAAGATCCAGCCGCAGAAAATCCGCTCCAGCGTTGCGTTCGACAACGTGATGGACGGTGTCAGCCTGCTGTACCAGAACTATGGATATAACGTAAAAGAGAGCATCATCATTGACAAACAGCAGGAGCAGTATGCCTACTCGTTTGTGCTGAATATGCAGGGCCTGACACCGACGCTCGAGGCCGATGGTTCCGTGCTGCTGCGCAGCGCCGGCGGCGAGGTGATCTACGAGATCCCGGCGCCGTCTCTGGCGGATGCCAACAACGTCACATCGGTGGAGGACGCCGCCTATCGGCTCGAGCGCATCCAGGGCGGCTATCTGCTGACCGTGGAGGCGGATCCGGAGTGGATGAACGCGCCGGAGCGCGCCTATCCCGTAACGCTCGATCCGACGATCCTGCTGCACAACAAGGGCAATGTCCTGACGACGTATATCCGTTATGCAGCCCCGAACTCCGTTGCCCCGAATGCAGCGGATCAGTATTGCGGTTATATTGCGGATGATTCATACGGTGCGTGCGACATTTACATGAAATTGACTCTGCCCAAGATCCCCAGCGGTTGTGTTCCTGTGCGGGCAGAGATTGCGCTGTATCATGCAGGCTTCTTCGCTTCCAACCACTTTGGCGGAGCTGCACCCGACGGAAATCTAACAGTGGAAGCACATATATGTGACGGAACAGTGTCAAATGTGTCAAGCTTGACATGGAACGATGTATATGCTGGTGCATTATCTTTCGATCGCACGATATTGGATTACCAAAAGGTTAGTAAAGGCACACTCGGGGAATATATCACATGGGATATTTCACGAGCGATTGTTGAACGTTCCGTCACTGGTTCAGAGACAATCGGCCTAATACTCGAGACAATGGACTGCATCGAGAATTACCGTGTTGCCAACCTGATCGGCAGCGGATACCACGACTACAGCCCGTATTTTGCGGTGTACTACCGCAACCCGGTCGGGCTGGAGAGCTACTATACCTATCAGGAGGCCTCGGCAGCAAAAGCGGGTGATCTCTCCATCCAGAATTTCACGAACCAGTTCACGCTGGACCGCACGGATGTCTCGCTCTCTCTCGAGCCGGCATCCTACGCGCTGCGCCACATCTACAACAGCGCATATTCCGGAAGCTGGTTTTCGGAGAATGGATCGGTCGGCCTGCACACGCGGAATTTTTCTTCCATGCGCATCGGCATCGGCTGGAAGCTCTCCGCGCAGCAGACGGTGGTGGAGTGTAAGGTCGGCGACAAGACGTACCTGGTCTATAACGACGAGGATGGCACCGAGCATTACTTCAGCGAGACGGCAACTAACACGTATGAGGACGAGGACGGCCTCGGCCTGAAGATCGTCAGGTCCACCAGCGGCGGCAACACG from Clostridiales bacterium carries:
- a CDS encoding recombination regulator RecX; its protein translation is MARLIELKQTAPERFLARFDTGEEVRTTLAVVTDFHLRSGKELTSPELGALRAASERSRCRQRALRIIGARAMSVKELTDRLKEKGESPENAEDAAAWLQEMHLLDDAQYAAMCVRHYAAKGYGAGRIRSELYRRGIPRELWDDALQELPEQDDQIDTLLRRRLRSDTPDRDELRRASDYLYRRGFGRDEIRAAIARYQDNFEEY
- the recA gene encoding recombinase RecA, whose translation is MAEKKKSAPVSTGPVKPEDKKKALETALAQIEKNFGKGAIMRLGDDIPVNVEAISTGSLSLDLALGIGGVPRGRIVEIYGPESSGKTTLALHILASAQKEGGEVAFIDVEHALEPAYARALGVDIDSLLISQPDTGEQALEITEQLVRSGALDVVVVDSVAALLPRSELEGEMGESSVGVIARLMSQALRKLAGTVSRTNCIVVFINQLREKIGVMYGNPETTPGGRALKYFSSVRIDVRRIETLKVGGEMIGNRTRAKIVKNKVAPPFKEAEFDIIYGEGISKIGEIVDLGVKLDLIDKAGAWYTYGDVRVQGRDSMKEYLREHPDVSDKIEAEIRANAHKLMSPQARKAAIASGRAVEVAADDFQG
- the prmC gene encoding peptide chain release factor N(5)-glutamine methyltransferase, which translates into the protein MPKTYNDLYLATRTALKNAGVEAYALEARLLVAYAVGKTKEEFVRDLRLYTSDENEQKIEALLQRRIAGEPLAYLIGEWEFHGLPIVVTPDVLIPRMDTEVLVDAALRVLVGRKMNARILDLCSGSGCIGCALAHELPAARVVMVDISDEALTVSKENLRRNHQNRTICLKADALEKPPMGIGTFDLIVSNPPYVASMDILTLDSSVRDYEPLGALDGGEDGLMFYRAIVRHWTQILRPGGWLMFEVGEDQADAVMALMTEEKYTDVTALEDTAGIRRVVVGRI
- a CDS encoding DUF1385 domain-containing protein is translated as MSKTESAKPDTSVSFRTSIGGQALIEGILMRGPTRQAIVCRTQDGMVEKVEELHWVREKHPILGWPLIRGVIVFLDSMVKGMKALTYSADLLPEDEQEEPGKIDLWIEKHFGEEKAKDIIIGTAVVLGIALSIVLFILIPTLLAGLTKGFIHSPVVRNLFEGLLRIVIFLLYLWGVAHMKDVERMFAYHGAEHKTIFCYEKGLPLTVENVRPQSRFHPRCGTSFLFVVVIISILVFSLVSLRVGLWDNPWVRIGLRLLLLPVVVSISYEINRWVGRHDNLCSRILSAPGKWLQRLTTNEPDDSMIECAIRALELVIPEQKGSDAW
- a CDS encoding HAMP domain-containing histidine kinase gives rise to the protein MQDVTPTPTGEPKQENTFRGLFSRMAMGQCVHAALCVAIGAAIGLSAGRVSTALGIILGILAAAAGAVVCALWFRRHVSRPVEQITEVTRTIAGGRYGTELPVQRDDELGRLATAINELSQEISRSEKMQSEFISSISHELRTPLTAITGWSETLMFDTAIQGDSRRGIAIISKEAARLTSLVEELLEFTRIQDGRFNLSMELLDIESELEDTIFTYQELLRQDGMQLIYNPPEEEIPLVPGDPERLKQVFLNILDNAAKYARDGKTIEVSVLSDSEAATIQFRDHGPGIPENELPHVKEKFFKGEKHKARGSGIGLAVCDEIITRSGGTLTIANAPGGGTLVSVRLPFAPESGN
- a CDS encoding response regulator transcription factor, with translation MKKILVLEDEPSIRSFVVINLRRSGYEPIEAATGEEALEKLKQNPDTLVALLDVMLPDIDGFEVCRRIRATGSKMGILMLSAKSQEMDKITGLMTGADDYVTKPFSPAELLARVDALYRRIGGSENTEDVLSSGPFVLHLRSRTLDKNSEHIRLTQTEFAIMKLFMENPGRALSREDILHAVWGADYNGEVKIVDVNIRRLRIKIEDDATEPEYITTVWGYGYKWGY
- a CDS encoding site-specific integrase; translated protein: MVAGHLREKNGYYHMVLNYVDEYGKRHTPPKSTGLTVKGNKKRAEKMLSEARAAKEAELEARAIERSTGKAPIGTILFTAFLLDWLEMTKKNVEETTYGAYSMGIKSKIIPYFEEHHPGLALQDVTPKHIQDYYTYELTVRGVSANTVIHRHANIRKALQHAFKLGLIDSNPADRIERPKKEKFVGSFYEEDELNHLFEVVRGDPIELGVILGAFYGLRRSEAVGLKWDAIDFKKKTITIRHTVTQATIDGKSKIIQKDRTKTKASYRSLPLVPPFEELLHRLKAEQELNRKLCGKSYCRKFADYIYVNEIGELVKPGYITQHFPLILQKNGMRKIRFHDLRHSCASLLYANGVSLKEIQEWLGHSDISTTSNIYTHLNFNSKIASANAILGVYPSS
- a CDS encoding helix-turn-helix domain-containing protein; this encodes MESQTAYKLLFAEYPDVVNVEQMCEMLGGICDKTAYRLLKSGKIKSFIVGRRYRIPKLNILEYLDLIEKSTA
- a CDS encoding type II toxin-antitoxin system PemK/MazF family toxin gives rise to the protein MNHTYLRGDMYYADLGRGIGSEQEGYRPVVIIQNNVGNKHSPTVIIASITSKTGVKAKLPTHYYIDAEDGLKLPSIVLLEQLRTVDKRRLGNFIGHLSEKHICGINHALAVSIGLIESVPKKLILCLCSTCADNFYGTGAYYLRRIDPHQTAKDTCTYCNQRKGYDYELCRKNGKEAAYGITDSLQTVIC
- a CDS encoding sigma-70 family RNA polymerase sigma factor, translated to MDGNHPKRRKDKYNPYTIGTTGDGRHWLTFSDGQGNRHHFEISAAVFALFDSFELDDLSYLNEVDRHYEQSELTEASLYDRAVHRPATVEESALQSMEYAQLHRAISELPEIQKRRLILYYFQGLTYEQIAGMEGCTFQAVAKSVAAAEKRLKKFFGIGG